The sequence AAATAGGTGGAAAAGTTTATGGTTTAAAAGTTTTTGGAGGTTTGGATAAGGTAAAAGAAGTTGTAGAAAAAAGAGATATTTCTAAAATAATTATTTCTATGCCATCAGTAAGTCAAAATAAAATTTCTAATATTTTAAAAGAAATAAATAAAATAGAAGGGCTATCTGTAAAAATATTACCTAATGTTGATAATTTAATAGAAGAAGGAAACTTAGCTACTCAACTTAGAAATATAAAGTTAGAAGATTTATTGGGTAGAGAAGAAATAAAAATAAATACAAAAGAAGTACTTAGCTTTATTGAGGATAAAATTATATTTGTAACTGGTGGTGGTGGAAGTATAGGCTCTGAACTTATTAATCAAATTGCAAAATATAACCCTAAAAGAATTGTTAATATAGAAATTAATGAAAATGCTTCTTATCTTATGGAGCTAGAATTAAAGAGGAAATTTCCTTTTTTAGATTATAAAACTGAAATTGCAAGTATTAGAGATTTTCAAAAATTAGATATGTTATTCAATAAATATAAACCAGATATACTATTTCATGCAGCAGCGCACAAACATGTACCACTAATGGAAAATAATCCAGAAGAGGCTATAAAAAATAATATATTTGGAACTAAAAATATAGCTGAATGTTGTTTAAAGTATAAATTAGAATCAGTAGTTCTAATTTCAACAGATAAAGCAGTGAATCCTACCAATATTATGGGGGCTACTAAAAGAGTCTGTGAAATGATTTTTCAAAAATATTCAGAAAAATCAACAGATACAAAATTTATAGCAGTGAGATTTGGAAATGTTTTAGGAAGTAATGGTTCAGTTATTCCAATATTTTCAAAACTTATTGAAGAGGGCAAAAATTTGACACTCACTCATAAAGATATTATAAGGTATTTTATGACTATACCAGAAGCTGCTCAGTTAGTTATAGAAGCCGCAACTATTGGTAGAGGTGGAGAAATATTAATTTTAGATATGGGAGAACCAGTTAAAATATATGATTTAGCAAAAAATATGATTAAATTATCAGGTTCCAATGTTGGTATAGATATAGTTGGTTTAAGACCAGGAGAAAAATTATTTGAAGAACTACTATATGATGTAAATTCATCAGAAAAAACATCTAATAATAAAATTTATATAACTAATATGGAAAATGAAAAAGTGTTAGTTGATATTGATGATTATTATACTGTTCTAAAAGATTTAATTAAAGAAAATGATATTATTGGTATGAGAAAAACTTTAGCTAATATTATTGGAACTTTTAAAGGGAGAGTGGAGTAAAAAGTGCTAAAAAGAATATTTGATATAACTCTTTCTTTATTTGGGTTAATAATATTATTACCTTTTATGTTAATAATAGCAATATTGATTAGAGTGGATTCAAAGGGACCAATATTTTTTAAACAAATTAGAGTAACAAAAGATGGAAGAGAGTTCAAAATTTTTAAGTATCGTACTATGAAAGTTGGTTCAGATAAATATAGTCAAATAACTGTTGGGAAAGATAATAGAATAACTAGAATAGGTTCATTTTTGAGAAAATACAAATTAGATGAAATCCCTCAATTAATAAATGTTTTATTAGGAGATATGAGTTTAGTTGGACCAAGACCTGAGGTTCCAAAATATGTAGCTCTTTATACAGATGAGCAGAAAGAAATTTTAAAAGTAAGAGCTGGAATAACTGATTATGCTTCAATAGAATTTTCAAATGAAAATGATTTATTAGCTTCAGAAAAAAATCCAGAAAAAGTATATATAGAAAAAATTATGCCTAAAAAAATTGAATTAAATAAAAAATATTTATCAGAAATTTCAATAATAACAGATATAAAAATCATTTTATTGACTATTAAAAAAATACTGAAATAAATGAGGAGAGGATTATTTATGGAAAAAAGAAAGATTACTTTTTCTCCACCTGATATAAAAGACAGAGAAATAGCAGAAGTAGTTGATACACTAAAATCTGGATGGATTACAACAGGACCTAAAACTAAAAAGTTTGAAGAAAAAATAGCTGAATATTGTGGGACAAAAAAATCTGTTTGTCTTAATTCAGCAACAGCAGCAATGGAATTAGCACTTAGACTATTTGATATAGGTGAGGGAGATGAAGTTATAACATCAGCTTATACTTATACAGCTTCAGCTAGTGTTATTTATCATTGTAGAGCAAAAATAGTTTTAGCTGATACAAAAGAAGGAGAATTTAATATAGATCCCAAAGAAATTGAAAAATTAATTACCCCTAGAACTAAAGCTATAATACCAGTTGATATTGGTGGCTATCCAGCAGATTATTCAGAAATTTTGGATATAGTTGAAAAGAAAAAAGATATATTTAATCCTAAAAAAGGAACTTATCAAGAAAAACTTGGAAGAATATTAGTTCTTGCAGATTCAGCTCATTCATTTGGAGCTACCTATAAAGGGGAAAAAATTGGAAATATTGCAGATATAACTTCATTTTCTTTTCATGCAATAAAAAATTTAACAACGGCAGAAGGAGGAGCTCTTACTTGGAATCTTCCAAAAAATTTTGATAATGAGCAAATTTATAAAGAATTAATGCTATTAGCTTTACATGGCCAAAATAAAGATGCACTTGCAAAATTAAAGGCTGGAGCTTGGAAATATGATATTGTTATGCCAGGTTATAAATGCAATATGACAGATATAATGGCTTCAATTGGACTAGTTCAACTTCAAAGGTATGATAATGAAATTTTAAAGAAGAAAAAAGAATTAGTATCTTATTATGAAAAATATTTAAAAGACTTAACAGATAAGATAGAATTACCAATCTTTAAAAATGATATTAAAGAAAGTTGCAGACATTTATATATGATAAGGTTAAAAAATCAAAATGAAGAAAAAAGAAATGAAGTAATTACTAAATTAGGAGAAAATGAAATAGCAACAAATGTTCATTTTCAACCATTACCACTTTTAACAGCATATAAGAATTTAGGATTTAAAATGGAAGATTATCCTAATGCTTATAATCGATATAAAAACGAAATTTCTTTACC comes from Fusobacterium simiae and encodes:
- a CDS encoding DegT/DnrJ/EryC1/StrS family aminotransferase, producing MEKRKITFSPPDIKDREIAEVVDTLKSGWITTGPKTKKFEEKIAEYCGTKKSVCLNSATAAMELALRLFDIGEGDEVITSAYTYTASASVIYHCRAKIVLADTKEGEFNIDPKEIEKLITPRTKAIIPVDIGGYPADYSEILDIVEKKKDIFNPKKGTYQEKLGRILVLADSAHSFGATYKGEKIGNIADITSFSFHAIKNLTTAEGGALTWNLPKNFDNEQIYKELMLLALHGQNKDALAKLKAGAWKYDIVMPGYKCNMTDIMASIGLVQLQRYDNEILKKKKELVSYYEKYLKDLTDKIELPIFKNDIKESCRHLYMIRLKNQNEEKRNEVITKLGENEIATNVHFQPLPLLTAYKNLGFKMEDYPNAYNRYKNEISLPLHDFLSEDDIKYICEYLKEMI
- a CDS encoding sugar transferase; this encodes MLKRIFDITLSLFGLIILLPFMLIIAILIRVDSKGPIFFKQIRVTKDGREFKIFKYRTMKVGSDKYSQITVGKDNRITRIGSFLRKYKLDEIPQLINVLLGDMSLVGPRPEVPKYVALYTDEQKEILKVRAGITDYASIEFSNENDLLASEKNPEKVYIEKIMPKKIELNKKYLSEISIITDIKIILLTIKKILK
- a CDS encoding polysaccharide biosynthesis protein produces the protein MNSIRKLIKFLIDIFLLNLSLGISILLKYDQIQITERNINFFIYYNLSFCIIYFILKIYNNSWRFSGISEYAALISLSVSTTVLSYILRVFFKLYTRSSLYFEVFIIFTFLLILSRFLMFLTRMKGIIKKDLNQENVLIYGAGESGVLLVKESRINPSFPYRIIGFLDDNSNKIGGKVYGLKVFGGLDKVKEVVEKRDISKIIISMPSVSQNKISNILKEINKIEGLSVKILPNVDNLIEEGNLATQLRNIKLEDLLGREEIKINTKEVLSFIEDKIIFVTGGGGSIGSELINQIAKYNPKRIVNIEINENASYLMELELKRKFPFLDYKTEIASIRDFQKLDMLFNKYKPDILFHAAAHKHVPLMENNPEEAIKNNIFGTKNIAECCLKYKLESVVLISTDKAVNPTNIMGATKRVCEMIFQKYSEKSTDTKFIAVRFGNVLGSNGSVIPIFSKLIEEGKNLTLTHKDIIRYFMTIPEAAQLVIEAATIGRGGEILILDMGEPVKIYDLAKNMIKLSGSNVGIDIVGLRPGEKLFEELLYDVNSSEKTSNNKIYITNMENEKVLVDIDDYYTVLKDLIKENDIIGMRKTLANIIGTFKGRVE